In one window of Streptomyces sp. FXJ1.172 DNA:
- a CDS encoding glycoside hydrolase family 10 protein: MGELSRRAFALAALSTLATAPDAVALPGPRGPGHRPRGAGEMRGVWVATVANRDWPSRPGLPAAGQRRELIAHLDNAVRDRLNTVIFQVRPTADALWPSPYEPWSEYLTGTQGADPGWDPLGTAVDEAHARGLELHAWCNPYRIALDTDLGRLAPSHPARRHPDWVVPYGGKLYYNPGLPQVRAFVQRAMLDAVAKYPVDAVHFDDYFYPYPVAGQTFDDDDAYDRYGGDFGSRAAWRRDNIDKLVKGMAAGIRRVRPGTRFGISPFGVWRNASTDPRGSDTRAGVQTYDDLNADTRRWVREHWIDYLVPQLYWNIGFAAADYAKLVDWWASVARGTRTRLYIGEALYKAGAAGQPPAWQDPIELSRHLTLAARYPQVRGHVFFAAKDVAADPIGAMARVVADHYGRSARPPR, from the coding sequence ATGGGGGAGCTGTCACGGCGGGCCTTCGCCCTGGCGGCACTGTCGACGCTGGCCACGGCGCCCGACGCGGTGGCGCTGCCGGGCCCCAGGGGGCCGGGGCACCGGCCGCGGGGGGCCGGCGAGATGCGGGGCGTGTGGGTCGCGACGGTCGCGAACCGGGACTGGCCCTCCCGGCCCGGGCTGCCGGCCGCCGGCCAGCGCAGGGAGCTGATCGCCCATCTCGACAACGCGGTCCGGGACCGGCTCAACACGGTGATCTTCCAGGTGCGGCCCACCGCCGACGCCCTGTGGCCGTCCCCGTACGAGCCCTGGTCCGAGTACCTCACCGGAACGCAGGGCGCGGACCCCGGCTGGGACCCGCTGGGCACCGCGGTGGACGAGGCCCACGCCCGGGGCCTGGAACTGCACGCCTGGTGCAATCCGTACCGGATCGCGCTCGACACCGACCTCGGCCGGCTGGCCCCCTCGCACCCGGCCCGCAGGCACCCCGACTGGGTGGTGCCCTACGGCGGCAAGCTCTACTACAACCCCGGCCTGCCCCAGGTCCGTGCCTTCGTCCAGCGGGCGATGCTCGACGCGGTCGCGAAGTACCCGGTCGACGCCGTCCACTTCGACGACTACTTCTACCCCTACCCGGTCGCCGGGCAGACCTTCGACGACGATGACGCCTACGACCGCTACGGCGGCGACTTCGGCAGCCGGGCCGCGTGGCGGCGGGACAACATCGACAAGCTGGTCAAGGGCATGGCCGCCGGCATACGGCGGGTCCGGCCCGGCACCCGGTTCGGGATCAGCCCCTTCGGGGTGTGGCGCAACGCCTCGACCGACCCGCGCGGCTCGGACACCCGGGCGGGCGTGCAGACGTACGACGACCTGAACGCGGACACCCGCAGATGGGTGCGCGAGCACTGGATCGACTACCTCGTCCCGCAGCTGTACTGGAACATCGGCTTCGCCGCCGCCGACTACGCGAAGCTGGTCGACTGGTGGGCGTCGGTCGCGCGGGGCACGCGGACACGTCTGTACATCGGCGAGGCCCTCTACAAGGCGGGTGCCGCCGGGCAGCCCCCGGCGTGGCAGGACCCCATCGAGCTGTCCCGGCACCTCACCTTGGCCGCCCGGTACCCGCAGGTGCGCGGGCATGTGTTCTTCGCCGCGAAGGACGTGGCGGCCGACCCGATCGGCGCGATGGCACGTGTGGTCGCCGATCACTACGGCCGGTCGGCGAGGCCGCCACGGTGA
- a CDS encoding DUF1918 domain-containing protein codes for MRASKGDKLVQHGRVVGQHDQESEVVEVMGEKGNPPYRVRFPDGHEAIMSPGPDCQVKHKEEHQK; via the coding sequence ATGCGTGCTTCCAAGGGCGACAAGCTGGTCCAGCACGGCAGAGTGGTCGGCCAGCACGACCAGGAGTCCGAAGTCGTCGAAGTGATGGGCGAGAAGGGCAATCCGCCCTACCGCGTCCGGTTCCCGGACGGCCACGAGGCGATCATGTCCCCGGGGCCCGACTGCCAGGTCAAGCACAAGGAAGAGCACCAGAAGTAG
- a CDS encoding DMT family transporter, which translates to MRAQSSATAPAPIAVTAPRERSGLGTGLAALGVASFSLTFPATAWGLEGFGPWSLVAVRSVLAALVAGGCLLALRVPLPERRHLPGITVVAGGVVLGFPLLSTLALQTSTTAHAAVVVGLLPLTTAVFSALRTGSRPSRRFWLAALAGAAAVVAFTLTRSGGALTAADGCLFAALLVCAAGYTEGGRLARVMPGWQVIGWALVLCLPLSVPGAAVALTYEPVHPVWHAIAGVLWVALGSQFLGLVVWYRGMAVIGIPRASQLQLAQPLLTLVWSALLLGEHFTAAAPLTAVAVLVCIAVTQRS; encoded by the coding sequence ATGAGAGCACAGAGTAGCGCTACTGCCCCCGCCCCGATAGCGGTCACCGCCCCGCGCGAGCGGAGTGGCCTCGGCACCGGCCTGGCCGCCCTCGGCGTCGCCTCCTTCTCGCTCACCTTCCCGGCCACCGCCTGGGGTCTGGAGGGATTCGGGCCCTGGTCGCTGGTGGCCGTGCGCAGCGTCCTGGCCGCGCTGGTCGCGGGCGGCTGTCTCCTCGCCCTGCGGGTTCCGCTGCCCGAGCGCCGTCATCTGCCGGGCATCACGGTCGTCGCCGGCGGTGTGGTGCTCGGCTTCCCGCTGCTGAGCACGCTCGCCCTGCAGACCTCCACCACCGCGCACGCGGCGGTCGTGGTGGGGCTGCTGCCCCTGACCACGGCCGTGTTCTCGGCGCTGCGCACCGGCAGCCGCCCCTCGCGCCGGTTCTGGCTGGCCGCGCTCGCGGGGGCCGCGGCCGTGGTCGCCTTCACCCTCACCCGCAGCGGCGGCGCGCTCACGGCCGCCGACGGCTGTCTGTTCGCGGCCCTGCTGGTGTGCGCGGCCGGATACACCGAGGGCGGCCGGCTGGCCCGGGTGATGCCGGGCTGGCAGGTGATCGGCTGGGCGCTGGTGCTGTGCCTGCCGCTGAGCGTGCCCGGCGCCGCGGTGGCGCTGACGTACGAGCCCGTCCATCCCGTGTGGCACGCCATCGCCGGTGTGCTGTGGGTGGCGCTGGGCTCGCAGTTCCTCGGCCTGGTCGTCTGGTACCGGGGGATGGCGGTCATCGGGATCCCCCGCGCCAGCCAGTTGCAGTTGGCCCAGCCGCTGCTCACACTGGTGTGGTCGGCGCTGCTGCTGGGCGAGCACTTCACGGCGGCTGCTCCCCTGACTGCCGTCGCCGTGCTCGTGTGCATCGCCGTCACCCAGCGGTCGTGA
- a CDS encoding aminotransferase-like domain-containing protein yields the protein MHQRSSVNELAEQLRRDLDRYSPGGKLPSSRALVERFHVSPVTVSRALAQLAAEGLVVTRPGAGAFRARPRTPAEPAGDTSWQEVALSAEGAADLVPRTVDASGVTICLAVPPPGVLEFNGGYPHPSLQPERAMAAALARAGRRPGAWGRPPLEGLPELREWFARGIGGAVTAAEVLIAAGGQSALATALRALAPPGAQVLVESPTYPGMLALARSAGLRPVPVPVDPDGVRPDLLADAFRATGARVFVCQPLFQNPTGAVLAPDRRAEVLRIARAAGAFVIEDDYVRRLAHADAGPLPPPLAADDPDGVVVHVCSLTKATSPSFRVAALAAHGPVLERLRAIQVVDSFFVPRPLQEAALELVGSPAWSRHLRALSGELKARRDAMTAALATHLPELALPHIPSGGYHLWLRLPEGADESALTAAALRAGVALTPGRPYFSAEPPAAHLRLSFAAVAGTGEIAEGVRRLRAACDEVFHRPVRARNF from the coding sequence ATGCACCAGCGTAGCAGCGTCAATGAACTGGCAGAACAGCTCCGACGGGACCTCGACCGCTACTCTCCGGGGGGAAAGCTCCCATCGAGCCGGGCCCTGGTCGAGCGGTTCCACGTGAGTCCGGTGACCGTCTCGCGGGCGCTGGCCCAGCTGGCCGCCGAGGGGCTGGTGGTCACCCGGCCCGGCGCGGGCGCCTTCCGGGCCCGGCCGCGCACTCCCGCCGAGCCCGCCGGGGACACCTCCTGGCAGGAGGTCGCGCTGAGCGCCGAGGGCGCCGCCGACCTCGTACCGCGCACGGTGGACGCCTCCGGCGTCACGATCTGCCTCGCCGTACCGCCCCCGGGAGTGCTGGAGTTCAACGGCGGTTACCCCCATCCCTCCCTCCAGCCCGAGCGGGCGATGGCGGCGGCCCTCGCCCGGGCCGGCCGGCGGCCCGGTGCGTGGGGCAGGCCCCCGCTGGAGGGGCTGCCGGAGCTGCGGGAGTGGTTCGCGCGCGGCATCGGCGGCGCCGTCACGGCCGCGGAGGTGCTGATCGCCGCCGGCGGGCAGTCCGCGCTGGCCACGGCTCTCAGGGCGCTCGCCCCGCCCGGCGCGCAGGTGCTCGTGGAGTCGCCCACCTACCCGGGCATGCTGGCGCTGGCCCGCTCGGCCGGACTGCGCCCGGTCCCGGTGCCGGTCGACCCCGACGGCGTACGGCCAGATCTGCTCGCCGACGCCTTCCGGGCCACCGGCGCCCGGGTGTTCGTCTGCCAGCCCCTGTTCCAGAACCCGACCGGCGCGGTCCTCGCCCCGGACCGCCGCGCCGAGGTGCTGCGCATCGCCCGCGCCGCGGGCGCGTTCGTCATCGAGGACGACTACGTACGGCGCCTCGCGCACGCCGACGCGGGCCCGCTGCCCCCTCCGCTGGCCGCCGACGACCCGGACGGCGTCGTCGTGCACGTCTGCTCGCTGACCAAGGCGACCTCGCCCAGCTTCCGGGTGGCCGCGCTGGCCGCACACGGTCCGGTGCTGGAACGCCTGCGCGCCATCCAGGTCGTGGACAGCTTCTTCGTGCCCCGGCCGCTGCAGGAGGCGGCCCTGGAACTGGTCGGCTCCCCGGCCTGGTCCCGCCATCTGCGGGCCCTGTCGGGCGAGTTGAAGGCCCGGCGGGACGCCATGACGGCCGCGCTCGCCACGCACCTGCCCGAACTCGCCCTGCCCCACATCCCCTCCGGCGGCTACCACCTGTGGCTGCGCCTGCCCGAGGGTGCCGACGAGTCGGCCCTCACCGCGGCCGCCCTGCGCGCGGGCGTCGCCCTCACCCCCGGCCGCCCCTACTTCAGCGCCGAACCTCCCGCCGCCCACCTGAGGCTGAGCTTCGCGGCGGTCGCCGGGACCGGGGAGATCGCGGAGGGCGTACGGCGGCTGCGGGCGGCCTGCGACGAGGTGTTCCACAGGCCTGTTCGAGCGCGGAACTTCTGA
- a CDS encoding histidine phosphatase family protein, with translation MPLRVTFVAAARSAPLLAERFEDDRPLDRAGWDEVQRVAGELLPLAGAELRYCSPTPRSRATGDALGYTPLVQPALRDCGMGRWRGLTLGEAMAREPDAVDAWLADPRATPHGGESLLAFVSRVGGWLDTRPAADGGRIVAVAEPAVVRAALVYALKAPPATYWNLDVRPLSTITVTGRAGRWNLRFDAASAQPSRA, from the coding sequence ATGCCACTGAGGGTGACGTTCGTCGCCGCCGCGCGCAGCGCCCCACTGCTCGCGGAGCGCTTCGAGGACGACCGGCCGCTGGACCGGGCCGGCTGGGACGAGGTGCAGCGCGTCGCGGGGGAGCTGCTGCCGCTGGCCGGCGCCGAGCTGCGCTACTGCTCGCCGACCCCGCGCAGCCGGGCCACCGGCGACGCCCTGGGCTACACCCCGCTGGTCCAGCCGGCGCTGCGGGACTGCGGCATGGGCCGCTGGCGGGGGCTGACCCTGGGCGAGGCGATGGCCCGCGAGCCGGACGCGGTGGACGCCTGGCTCGCCGACCCCCGCGCCACCCCGCACGGCGGCGAGTCCCTGCTGGCGTTCGTCTCCCGGGTCGGTGGCTGGCTCGACACCCGGCCGGCGGCGGACGGCGGCCGGATCGTCGCCGTCGCCGAACCCGCCGTGGTCCGCGCGGCCCTGGTCTACGCCCTGAAGGCGCCGCCCGCGACCTACTGGAACCTCGATGTGCGCCCGCTGTCGACGATCACCGTGACCGGCCGCGCAGGCCGCTGGAACCTCCGCTTCGACGCCGCTTCCGCTCAGCCCTCGCGCGCGTAG
- a CDS encoding DUF6314 family protein codes for MSTSMGRAMPGRGEPMGEEFWPVADVLAHLAGRWRVGRSVRDLAGRGEGHFCGVTLFSPLDGGGLLHEESGDFTWQGVTRPATRTLRFLPGAAPGTADVRFADGRPFHPLDLRTGRYVADHPCAADLYRGEFTVRDADHWRTLWRVGGPAKDLLLTTDYAREG; via the coding sequence ATGAGCACGTCAATGGGGCGGGCGATGCCGGGAAGGGGTGAGCCGATGGGCGAGGAGTTCTGGCCGGTCGCCGATGTGCTGGCCCATCTGGCCGGGCGCTGGCGTGTCGGGCGCAGCGTGCGGGATCTGGCCGGCCGGGGCGAGGGGCACTTCTGCGGGGTGACCCTCTTCAGCCCGCTGGACGGCGGCGGGCTGCTGCACGAGGAGTCCGGGGACTTCACCTGGCAGGGCGTGACCCGCCCCGCGACCCGGACGCTGCGCTTCCTGCCGGGAGCCGCCCCGGGCACGGCCGACGTACGCTTCGCCGACGGGCGGCCCTTTCACCCGCTGGACCTCCGCACGGGGCGGTACGTCGCCGACCACCCGTGTGCGGCCGATCTCTACCGGGGCGAGTTCACCGTCCGGGACGCCGACCACTGGCGCACGCTCTGGCGGGTCGGCGGACCCGCGAAGGACCTCCTGCTCACGACCGACTACGCGCGCGAGGGCTGA